In Humulus lupulus chromosome 6, drHumLupu1.1, whole genome shotgun sequence, a single genomic region encodes these proteins:
- the LOC133784992 gene encoding phospholipid-transporting ATPase 2-like gives MDQWYVEYSDEGPWYELLVIPLRFELLCSNMIPISIKVSLDLVKSLYAKFIDWDDKIIDHETITPAHATNTAISEDLGQVEYILTDKTGTLTENKMIFRRCCISGIFYGNEIGDALKDARLLNVVASGSPYVIQFLTIMAICNTVIPVQSKSGAIMYKAQSQDEDALVQAAAQFHMVFFNKSGNILEIKFNASTLRYEVLETLEFTSDRKRMSFVVKDCQNGNIILLSKGADEVILPYASSGQQTRTFIEAVEQYAQLGLRTLCLAWCILEEDEYQEWSSMFKEASSTMVDREWRLAEVCQRLEHDLVILGVTAIEDRLQDGVPETIEALRKAGINFWMLTGDKQNTAIQIALSCNFVSPEPKGQLLLINGKTEDEVSRSLERVLLTMRITTSEPKEHDMIDRFRNMFSAAS, from the exons ATGGAT caatggtatgtcGAGTATTCCGACGAAGGTCCATGGTATGAACTGTTGGTCATTCCACTTCGTTTTGAGCTACTTTGTTCAAACATGATCCCCATATCAATTAAG GTGTCCCTTGACCTTGTGAAGAGCTTGTATGCAAAGTTTATTGATTGGGATGATAAAATTATTGACCATGAGACTATTACTCCAGCCCATGCAACAAA TACAGCAATCAGCGAGGACTTGGGCCAGGTTGAGTACATTTTGACTGACAAAACTGGTACTCTAACAGAAAATAAGATGATCTTTAGAAGGTGCTGTATCAGTGGCATTTTCTATGGAAATGAGATAGGAGATGCCTTAAAAG ATGCAAGGTTGCTCAATGTTGTTGCAAGCGGTTCTCCTTATGTTATACAATTCCTTACAATAATGGCAATATGTAATACAGTAATACCAGTACAGAG CAAAAGTGGTGCTATCATGTACAAGGCGCAGTCCCAGGATGAGGATGCACTTGTCCAAGCTGCTGCTCAATTCCATATGGTTTTCTTCAATAAAAGTGGAAATATTCTTG AGATCAAGTTCAATGCTTCTACACTTCGATATGAGGTTTTGGAAACTCTGGAGTTTACTTCGGATAGGAAAAGAATGTCATTTGTGGTTAAGGATTGCCAAAATGGGAATATTATTCTTTTATCAAAGGGTGCAGATGAAGTAATTCTTCCGTATGCAAGTTCAG GGCAGCAGACAAGGACATTTATTGAAGCTGTGGAACAATATGCTCAATTAGGTCTTCGTACACTTTGTCTTGCTTGGTGTATTTTGGAGGAAGATGAGTATCAGGAATGGTCTTCGATGTTTAAAGAGGCCAGTAGTACAATGGTTGATAGAGAG TGGAGACTAGCTGAGGTCTGTCAAAGATTAGAACATGATCTTGTGATCCTTGGGGTTACCGCAATAGAAGACCGTTTACAG GATGGAGTACCAGAAACAATAGAGGCATTAAGAAAAGCAGGAATCAATTTTTGGATGCTTACTGGTGACAAGCAGAATACTGCAATACAGATTGCTCTTTCTTGCAATTTTGTTTCACCCG AGCCAAAAGGACAGCTTCTATTAATTAATGGCAAAACAGAAGATGAAGTCAGCAGAAGTTTAGAGAGAGTTTTACTTACAATGAGGATTACAACTTCAGAACCTAAG GAACATGACATGATTGATAGGTTCAGGAATATGTTTTCAGCCGCTTCATGA